A part of Limihaloglobus sulfuriphilus genomic DNA contains:
- a CDS encoding GspE/PulE family protein, whose product MARRRIGEILYKRGLVDKNNLAKAVKKARDEHSLTGEVLVAMGVVSEDDVARALAKQFGMRYVDIDDIKIPDKYAKLLPDDILQRHQVIPFGEEAGKLKLIINNPLDLDTQDLIRFRLGKDLECYLAAPAKISNHISKLTDAVRGSIDQTTEELQEEGKAIEKELEKVAEGEIEDDGPVIRLTNLIIDEAVNMGASDIHIEAMSDRVRLRYRIDGVCLERDSIPKNMQSPLIARMKILSGMDIAERRVPQDGRIKRTVKGMDIDFRVSCLPGYHGPSIVLRILRPDNVNIGIQALGFEGELFDRFQHIIKRPNGIFLVTGPTGSGKTTTLYSALKELNRPDKKIITAEDPVEYMVPGINQCQVNSEIDFTFSKILRSMLRQAPNIILVGEIRDGEVADIAIQAALTGHLVFSTLHTNDAPSAIARLIDMGVKPFLVASSIQAVMAQRLVRRICSECKEVYENPDKRFLNLVGITEQDMEKHTIYRGAGCSRCNGTGYKGRMAIFELMEMNNKLRELSFNREPTQRIRKAALASGMRGLVDDGRDKVFRGFTTPEEVARVAQIEEVQF is encoded by the coding sequence ATGGCCAGACGAAGAATAGGCGAAATACTATATAAACGCGGTCTTGTAGATAAAAACAATCTTGCAAAAGCTGTCAAAAAGGCTCGCGATGAACACAGCCTAACCGGTGAAGTTCTTGTTGCTATGGGTGTTGTCAGCGAGGATGATGTGGCAAGGGCCTTAGCCAAACAGTTTGGAATGCGTTATGTTGATATTGATGATATTAAAATACCCGACAAGTATGCCAAACTTCTGCCCGATGATATTCTTCAAAGGCATCAGGTGATCCCATTTGGTGAAGAAGCGGGAAAACTCAAACTTATTATAAACAATCCTCTTGATCTTGATACTCAGGATTTGATCCGTTTTCGTCTCGGCAAGGACCTTGAATGTTATCTGGCAGCTCCGGCGAAAATATCCAATCATATTTCAAAGCTGACAGATGCTGTAAGAGGCAGTATTGACCAGACTACCGAAGAGCTCCAGGAAGAAGGAAAGGCGATCGAAAAAGAGCTCGAAAAGGTCGCTGAGGGTGAGATTGAGGACGACGGCCCTGTTATACGGCTTACTAATCTCATTATCGATGAAGCGGTTAATATGGGTGCCAGTGATATTCATATTGAAGCAATGAGCGATCGGGTCAGGCTCCGCTACAGGATTGACGGTGTCTGCTTAGAACGGGATTCAATCCCCAAAAATATGCAGTCTCCGCTGATAGCGCGCATGAAAATTCTATCTGGAATGGATATTGCCGAACGCAGGGTGCCCCAGGATGGACGTATCAAAAGAACTGTAAAAGGAATGGATATTGACTTCCGTGTTTCATGTCTCCCCGGTTATCACGGCCCGAGTATCGTACTTCGTATATTGCGGCCTGATAATGTCAATATTGGTATCCAGGCTCTGGGTTTCGAGGGCGAGCTGTTTGACCGTTTCCAGCATATTATCAAGAGGCCCAACGGCATCTTTCTTGTTACAGGCCCAACGGGTTCCGGTAAAACAACTACACTTTATTCCGCGCTTAAGGAGCTTAACAGGCCCGATAAGAAAATAATCACTGCCGAGGATCCTGTGGAGTATATGGTACCCGGTATTAACCAGTGCCAGGTAAATTCTGAGATCGATTTTACTTTTTCAAAGATTCTTCGTTCAATGCTGCGTCAGGCTCCCAATATCATACTGGTTGGTGAAATTCGTGATGGTGAGGTAGCTGATATTGCTATACAGGCGGCTCTGACAGGGCACCTGGTTTTCAGCACGCTTCATACCAATGACGCCCCAAGTGCCATAGCCCGTCTTATTGATATGGGTGTTAAGCCCTTCCTCGTTGCCAGCTCGATTCAGGCCGTTATGGCTCAGCGTCTCGTTAGGCGTATATGCAGCGAGTGCAAGGAGGTTTATGAAAATCCGGATAAAAGATTTCTCAATCTGGTTGGTATAACCGAGCAGGATATGGAGAAGCATACCATTTACAGAGGCGCCGGCTGCTCACGCTGCAACGGTACCGGCTATAAAGGCCGTATGGCAATTTTTGAGCTTATGGAGATGAACAACAAACTCAGAGAGCTATCTTTCAACAGAGAACCTACCCAGAGAATACGCAAGGCCGCGCTTGCCAGCGGAATGCGGGGACTTGTTGACGACGGCAGGGATAAAGTCTTCAGGGGGTTCACAACACCTGAAGAAGTTGCCAGAGTAGCTCAGATTGAAGAAGTTCAGTTTTAA
- a CDS encoding type IV pilus twitching motility protein PilT yields MATIQIDRLLDACIRMGGSDIHIVVGRPPVIRIGGSLKSLETKVLDADDTVALMKSITPEKNQQELQEGGTTDFGFAFGDYGRFRVAVFRQKGFVSMVLRLIPSKFLSFDTIGLPKPIAGLCRRPRGLFLVTGPTGSGKTTTLASMINYINETVDRHIITVEEPIEYYHDHKRSVINQREVGLDVPTFSEALRRSLRQDPDVILVGELRDLETMEAAISAAETGHLVFGTLHTTGCQGTVNRIIDAFPANQQEMIRIQLSTNLIAVLSQTLCPLKAGKGRVAAYEFMIVTSAISNLIRENKTYRIESTIQTSRNLGMRLLDDHLYELYQAQKISVLEVLDKARNPADMLAKVKSEFPNDPDLADIGPVLGEMQGLDLE; encoded by the coding sequence ATGGCTACAATTCAAATTGACAGATTGCTTGACGCCTGTATTCGAATGGGCGGTTCGGATATCCACATTGTTGTCGGCAGACCGCCGGTTATTCGTATCGGCGGCAGTTTGAAGTCTCTCGAGACAAAAGTGCTTGATGCTGATGATACTGTGGCACTTATGAAAAGTATAACCCCCGAGAAGAACCAGCAGGAGCTCCAGGAGGGCGGTACTACAGACTTCGGTTTTGCCTTTGGCGATTACGGCCGTTTCCGTGTGGCTGTTTTCAGGCAAAAGGGCTTTGTGTCAATGGTATTGAGGCTGATTCCCTCTAAGTTCCTTAGTTTTGATACTATCGGACTGCCAAAGCCGATCGCCGGGCTTTGCCGGCGTCCCCGCGGGCTTTTTCTTGTTACAGGGCCGACCGGTTCTGGTAAAACGACTACGCTTGCCAGTATGATTAACTATATTAATGAAACAGTAGATAGGCATATTATCACTGTCGAAGAGCCGATTGAGTACTACCACGACCATAAACGTTCAGTTATAAACCAGCGTGAGGTTGGTCTTGACGTTCCAACCTTCTCCGAGGCACTCAGGCGTTCCCTGCGTCAGGACCCTGATGTAATTCTCGTTGGTGAGCTTCGTGACCTGGAAACGATGGAAGCGGCCATAAGTGCCGCGGAAACCGGCCACTTAGTATTTGGAACGCTGCATACAACAGGCTGTCAGGGTACTGTAAACCGTATTATTGACGCGTTCCCCGCCAACCAGCAGGAGATGATACGTATCCAGCTCAGTACAAACCTAATAGCCGTATTGAGCCAGACACTTTGCCCGCTTAAGGCCGGAAAGGGCCGTGTTGCAGCCTATGAGTTTATGATTGTTACCTCCGCTATATCTAACCTTATTCGAGAGAACAAAACATACCGTATTGAGTCAACTATCCAGACAAGCCGTAACCTTGGCATGAGACTTCTTGACGACCACCTCTATGAGCTTTATCAGGCACAGAAAATTTCTGTTCTGGAAGTACTCGACAAGGCACGAAACCCAGCGGACATGCTCGCCAAAGTGAAATCTGAATTCCCCAACGATCCGGATCTTGCCGACATTGGACCTGTTCTTGGAGAGATGCAGGGACTTGATCTTGAGTGA
- a CDS encoding GspE/PulE family protein: MSKMPSLSQLRGRQVGRILIKMGLLTRQKVQHCLEVQQNQEGKRIGEIFLELGLISDADLRKALAAQRGMDFTDITGMDIPSDVISAIPSQMARTFRVVPIDYDPATQKITIAIDNPNNFQATDDLATLMDYNVTAIVTTTSALEQAFERYYSGNEDNINDIIGEASADSFLAGMEGRDQSIDLDEIRELAESNPVKKLLNLVLLQAIRDKAADIHFEPFEESYQLRYRIDGVLYNMVPPPKHIAVALSSRIKVMAELNIAERRLPQDGRIPLVVNGNQVDLRVSILPTMFGESVVLRILDRSQVDLNLDQLGLSSDNREHISQLIHRPNGIVLVTGPTGCGKTTTLYSALHELNTIDRKLITTEDPVEYDIQGVHQVQIRDDIGLSFAACLRSILRQDPDIILVGEIRDFQTAQISVEAALTGHLVLSTLHTNDAPSVIARLLDLGLEKFLVTATVEGVVAQRLVRKICSNCKREYEPDEKQLAELGLTPEDIQGKTFYYGKGCDMCNNTGYRGRVGIFEIMVLTDDMRELIMDDASTNVLRQEAKKNGMVQLRENGLDAIFNGITTIDEVLKETISEET, encoded by the coding sequence ATGAGCAAAATGCCGTCACTATCACAATTAAGAGGCCGACAGGTAGGCCGGATACTTATAAAGATGGGGCTTTTAACCCGTCAGAAGGTACAGCATTGCCTTGAAGTTCAGCAGAATCAGGAAGGCAAAAGGATAGGTGAAATCTTTCTTGAGTTGGGCCTTATAAGCGACGCTGATCTCAGGAAAGCCTTAGCGGCTCAAAGAGGGATGGATTTTACAGACATTACAGGAATGGATATACCCTCAGATGTTATTTCCGCGATTCCTTCTCAAATGGCGCGTACTTTTCGCGTAGTGCCCATTGATTATGACCCTGCGACACAGAAGATCACCATTGCGATTGACAACCCAAATAACTTTCAGGCGACAGATGATCTGGCGACTTTAATGGATTATAATGTAACTGCAATCGTGACAACAACTTCGGCTCTAGAGCAGGCTTTTGAACGCTATTACTCCGGTAATGAAGATAATATCAATGACATTATTGGAGAGGCATCTGCGGACAGTTTTCTTGCCGGTATGGAAGGGCGTGATCAAAGTATCGACCTTGATGAAATCCGCGAACTTGCCGAATCCAACCCAGTTAAGAAACTGCTCAACCTCGTATTGCTGCAGGCGATACGCGACAAAGCCGCTGATATCCATTTTGAACCGTTCGAGGAAAGTTATCAGCTAAGGTACCGTATTGACGGTGTCTTATATAATATGGTTCCCCCGCCCAAGCATATTGCAGTGGCGCTGAGTTCACGTATTAAAGTTATGGCAGAGCTCAATATCGCCGAGAGACGATTGCCGCAGGACGGGCGAATCCCGCTCGTTGTAAACGGCAACCAGGTTGATTTGCGTGTAAGTATTTTGCCCACTATGTTCGGCGAGAGTGTGGTACTTCGTATTCTTGACCGGAGTCAGGTTGACCTGAACCTCGACCAGCTCGGACTCAGCTCCGACAATCGTGAGCATATCAGCCAGCTTATCCACAGACCTAACGGCATCGTACTGGTTACCGGCCCAACAGGCTGCGGCAAGACGACGACACTTTACTCTGCCCTTCACGAGCTCAATACTATCGACCGTAAACTGATCACCACCGAAGACCCTGTTGAGTATGACATTCAGGGTGTACACCAGGTGCAGATCCGTGATGATATCGGTCTCAGTTTCGCGGCGTGTCTTCGTTCTATCCTTCGTCAGGACCCGGATATCATTCTTGTAGGTGAGATTCGTGACTTCCAGACTGCACAGATATCTGTAGAGGCTGCACTTACAGGCCACCTGGTACTCAGTACGCTCCATACGAATGATGCCCCGAGTGTTATTGCCCGTCTGCTTGATTTGGGGCTGGAGAAATTCCTTGTAACAGCAACTGTTGAGGGGGTAGTGGCACAGAGGCTTGTCAGAAAGATATGCAGCAACTGTAAAAGAGAGTACGAACCGGATGAAAAACAGCTTGCTGAACTGGGTCTGACTCCCGAAGATATTCAGGGTAAGACGTTTTATTATGGAAAAGGCTGCGACATGTGCAACAACACCGGCTACAGGGGGCGAGTCGGAATATTTGAGATTATGGTTCTTACCGATGACATGCGTGAGCTGATAATGGATGACGCTTCGACTAACGTCCTGCGCCAGGAGGCAAAGAAAAACGGGATGGTTCAGCTGCGTGAAAATGGCCTTGACGCAATTTTTAATGGAATAACAACGATTGATGAGGTCTTGAAAGAGACCATTTCAGAAGAAACTTAA
- a CDS encoding type II secretion system F family protein: MPVFQYDALDANGKPVKGEIEALTSKEASSKIRNQGYFPTAVKAKGGSKKVAVSTGTRRSRPGANRKVKIKVVTQFARQLSILQDAGLSVLRSLRILQEQQKKGKFRNILGYVAEDIEAGSTLSEAMARYPRCFDNLFSNMVAAGEVGGVLDIILNRVADFMEKAEKLKARIKGAMIYPAVVLFAAMVILLGLMIFIIPTFAEVLTDMTDGGARLPGLTLALMSFSDWILNGFGFPGGGAVVILVAPFVLVFTLKFLRRFKFMRYLFDRIKLKMPIIGKLTYLVAVARWTRTLGTLISAGVPILEAINITRDTSGNEVYARMLDRVHMAIRQGDTFANPLKQSKTVDTLVVNMIDVGEETGEIDKMMYKIADNYDEQVDVLVGSLMSLLEPVMIIVLGGIVGVIVLAMFLPMVTIITSLM, from the coding sequence ATGCCAGTTTTTCAATATGATGCATTAGATGCTAACGGCAAGCCGGTTAAGGGTGAGATTGAAGCCCTTACGAGCAAGGAAGCCAGCAGTAAGATCAGAAACCAGGGCTACTTCCCGACAGCGGTAAAGGCCAAGGGCGGCAGCAAAAAGGTCGCTGTATCTACCGGTACACGCAGGTCTCGCCCGGGTGCTAACAGGAAGGTGAAGATCAAAGTCGTAACCCAGTTCGCCCGCCAGCTGAGTATTCTCCAGGATGCGGGACTTTCCGTTCTGCGTTCTTTGAGAATCCTTCAGGAACAGCAGAAAAAGGGCAAATTCCGCAATATACTCGGATATGTTGCCGAGGACATTGAGGCCGGTTCTACGCTTTCTGAGGCGATGGCCCGTTATCCAAGGTGTTTTGACAACCTCTTTAGCAACATGGTTGCCGCCGGCGAGGTCGGCGGTGTTCTCGACATTATTCTTAACCGTGTTGCCGACTTCATGGAGAAAGCTGAAAAGCTCAAAGCGCGTATCAAGGGTGCTATGATTTACCCTGCGGTGGTTTTATTCGCCGCGATGGTGATCCTGCTTGGTCTTATGATTTTTATCATCCCGACTTTTGCCGAGGTTTTGACAGACATGACCGACGGCGGAGCGCGTCTTCCCGGGCTTACCCTTGCGTTGATGAGCTTCAGTGACTGGATACTTAACGGGTTTGGTTTCCCCGGCGGCGGTGCTGTAGTAATTCTTGTTGCACCGTTTGTGCTTGTTTTCACCTTAAAATTCTTAAGGCGGTTCAAATTCATGAGATATCTCTTTGACCGCATTAAGCTCAAGATGCCCATTATCGGCAAACTTACTTATCTGGTCGCGGTTGCCCGCTGGACAAGAACGCTTGGAACCCTTATCAGTGCCGGCGTGCCGATTCTGGAAGCTATCAATATTACAAGGGATACTTCAGGTAATGAGGTCTATGCCCGTATGCTTGACAGGGTGCACATGGCTATCCGCCAGGGCGACACGTTTGCAAATCCTTTGAAACAGTCAAAAACAGTTGATACGCTTGTGGTTAACATGATTGACGTTGGCGAGGAGACCGGTGAAATTGATAAAATGATGTATAAAATCGCGGACAACTATGATGAACAGGTTGATGTTCTTGTTGGTTCGCTTATGTCGCTGCTTGAGCCGGTTATGATTATTGTGCTCGGCGGCATTGTTGGTGTTATCGTACTGGCAATGTTCCTGCCGATGGTTACGATCATCACAAGTCTTATGTAA
- a CDS encoding type II secretion system protein yields MNKFNQTKGFTIVELLTVMSVIAILMGLLVPALQEVRRVALETKQKAQFHAIDVAIEIFHSDEEEYPSSTSKDDVTVGNGGIVTGAHRLTEALVGRDLQGYDPMLSWDVNTWQDTLDSDRSRQRRKGPYLNLENVGAFDASYLYDNMTGDLYADGYDGDNPSPLLSDAFRRKKIQILDPNTGNVKTTVKSGSPILYFKANRSGSEFIYDEAPGDNQEAMRDGWVYNYYDNEAFFYCGTVKDPQLTGVHPFETPENFYEAIWNPQITTLEDGMPYNRDTYILLSAGYDLQFGTADDIWNFGNE; encoded by the coding sequence ATGAACAAGTTCAATCAGACAAAAGGTTTTACAATTGTTGAGCTGCTGACTGTGATGTCAGTAATAGCCATCCTTATGGGATTGCTTGTGCCGGCATTGCAGGAAGTGCGGCGTGTTGCCCTGGAAACAAAACAAAAGGCTCAGTTCCATGCTATTGATGTGGCGATTGAGATTTTCCACAGCGATGAGGAGGAATATCCCTCGTCCACCAGTAAAGATGATGTTACCGTAGGAAACGGTGGCATCGTTACAGGCGCTCACAGGTTGACCGAGGCCCTTGTCGGCCGCGACCTTCAGGGTTATGACCCGATGCTTTCCTGGGATGTTAATACCTGGCAGGACACTCTTGATTCTGACCGAAGTCGCCAGCGGAGGAAAGGCCCCTATCTGAATCTGGAAAACGTGGGCGCTTTTGACGCATCGTATCTTTACGATAATATGACCGGTGATTTGTATGCGGACGGATATGACGGCGACAACCCCTCGCCGCTGCTCTCGGACGCTTTCCGCAGGAAGAAAATCCAGATACTCGATCCTAATACCGGTAATGTGAAAACCACTGTCAAATCCGGTTCGCCTATCCTGTATTTTAAGGCAAACAGAAGCGGCAGCGAGTTTATATACGACGAAGCTCCGGGTGATAATCAGGAAGCCATGCGGGACGGCTGGGTTTACAACTACTATGACAATGAAGCGTTCTTCTACTGCGGCACGGTTAAAGATCCTCAGTTGACGGGCGTTCACCCGTTTGAGACTCCGGAAAACTTCTACGAGGCTATATGGAATCCGCAGATTACTACTCTGGAAGACGGGATGCCTTATAATAGAGATACTTATATCCTGCTCTCTGCCGGCTATGATCTGCAGTTTGGAACTGCCGATGACATCTGGAACTTCGGCAACGAATAA
- a CDS encoding type II secretion system protein, whose translation MNTHCKTAFSLVEVFVAMAIIVIAAVLFMPVADKLGDSNAEKTTDMTLAVLDSALEKYFETGKRLYSPADQQEYIDFYSKHRFPFDCRDHVEAADTDPQRWNEDDDVTNVLNLQDCEDILGIKIEYFPASILDGSDEFINVMLCLQLWLVPECREILETLPSKCIERSFGGEIIEPDIDEEPAAIYLITDGWGKPLDYWYDGRMSFPLLRSAGPDGEFDTDDDIYK comes from the coding sequence ATGAACACGCACTGCAAAACAGCTTTTTCCCTCGTCGAGGTTTTTGTCGCGATGGCAATTATCGTCATTGCCGCTGTTCTGTTTATGCCTGTGGCGGATAAGCTGGGCGACAGCAACGCGGAAAAGACTACGGATATGACGCTGGCAGTGCTGGATTCGGCTCTTGAGAAGTATTTTGAAACCGGCAAACGCCTATATTCGCCGGCCGATCAACAGGAATATATAGATTTCTATTCAAAGCATCGCTTCCCGTTCGACTGCCGCGACCATGTCGAAGCTGCTGATACTGACCCTCAGCGTTGGAATGAGGATGACGATGTAACTAATGTTTTAAATCTGCAAGACTGCGAGGACATTCTCGGCATAAAAATAGAGTATTTCCCCGCGTCTATTCTTGACGGCTCGGATGAGTTCATAAATGTTATGCTCTGCCTTCAGTTGTGGCTGGTTCCCGAGTGCAGGGAAATACTTGAAACGCTGCCGTCCAAATGTATTGAACGCAGTTTTGGCGGCGAGATAATCGAGCCTGATATCGACGAAGAGCCGGCGGCAATCTATTTGATAACGGACGGCTGGGGCAAGCCGCTGGATTACTGGTATGACGGCAGAATGAGCTTTCCGCTGCTGCGATCTGCAGGGCCGGACGGCGAGTTTGACACTGATGACGACATTTATAAATAA
- a CDS encoding nucleotidyltransferase domain-containing protein translates to MGTEIQAKFNEIQEVAGRVGQASNAQAVVLFGSHARGDWGKYSDVDILVIAKTDLPYFRRTRSLCNILRDFSFPVDLLVYTPQEYRKLKADKTSIAYRASKDGKILYGNL, encoded by the coding sequence ATGGGAACTGAAATACAAGCAAAATTTAACGAGATCCAGGAAGTTGCCGGCAGAGTTGGCCAGGCGTCAAACGCTCAGGCAGTTGTGCTTTTTGGTTCTCATGCGCGTGGTGATTGGGGTAAATACAGTGATGTAGATATACTCGTCATCGCAAAGACAGATTTGCCGTATTTCAGGAGAACCAGAAGCCTTTGCAACATCTTACGGGACTTTTCATTTCCGGTAGATCTGCTTGTTTATACTCCGCAGGAATATCGGAAATTGAAAGCAGATAAAACATCAATTGCCTATCGGGCTTCCAAAGACGGAAAGATACTGTATGGAAACCTTTGA
- a CDS encoding HEPN domain-containing protein produces METFEAAKKWFDKAANDMKAVEIILKAEGEVPYDVVCFHCQQAAEKLLKGYMTNIECEFPFTHNLTMLSGSLARFKGESGIERMFIYFDILEPYSVAARYPGDISVPGREDALEAEMAITEIFNWIEGELPEFF; encoded by the coding sequence ATGGAAACCTTTGAAGCAGCAAAAAAGTGGTTCGACAAAGCGGCAAATGATATGAAGGCCGTTGAGATAATACTAAAAGCTGAAGGTGAAGTTCCCTATGATGTGGTATGTTTTCATTGCCAGCAGGCGGCGGAAAAACTGCTCAAGGGTTACATGACAAATATAGAGTGTGAGTTTCCTTTTACTCACAACCTTACAATGCTTTCCGGCTCTCTTGCCAGATTTAAAGGCGAGAGCGGGATTGAAAGGATGTTCATTTATTTTGATATACTTGAACCCTATTCCGTTGCTGCCAGGTATCCGGGAGATATCAGCGTTCCAGGCAGAGAAGATGCTTTAGAGGCTGAGATGGCCATAACAGAGATATTTAACTGGATTGAGGGTGAACTACCCGAGTTCTTTTAA
- a CDS encoding type II secretion system protein — translation MKRYVKYRNNGFTLVEIMTAVVIIAILVGVLIPALSGARQLAREIRQKSQFTAIGTGLEMFRNDFGQYPDSYPFDVNGDEYTGAQILAEAMVGHDTLGVSKYTRFRLDGRGDVDGDGVVGSNEYLYFAPDEDPNQNEIAERLAERKGPYVEPDKLGIYTVEDLYGNTRRPLGDETVLITDTFMKKNIHISEAVQDRTGEYKTAKAGMPVLYFRADTTKILQNQFQRGDFTQRESIYCYEDNESVLIADIPWSISQDESDNYWSSADTYDLAGTAAATKFNTFIVNDKMSTSARDVPYNPNSYILMSAGPDGLFGTEDDMFNFDKE, via the coding sequence ATGAAACGATATGTAAAGTACAGAAATAACGGTTTTACGCTGGTTGAGATAATGACCGCTGTTGTTATTATCGCAATTCTGGTCGGCGTGCTCATACCGGCTTTGAGCGGGGCACGCCAATTAGCCAGAGAAATTCGCCAGAAATCTCAGTTCACTGCCATCGGCACAGGGCTGGAGATGTTCAGAAACGATTTCGGTCAGTACCCCGATTCATATCCCTTTGATGTTAATGGCGATGAATATACCGGCGCCCAGATACTGGCAGAAGCGATGGTCGGCCACGATACACTCGGTGTCAGCAAGTACACCCGTTTCCGCCTGGACGGCAGGGGAGATGTTGACGGTGACGGCGTGGTAGGCAGCAACGAGTACCTCTATTTTGCGCCGGATGAGGATCCAAACCAAAATGAGATTGCAGAAAGGCTCGCCGAACGCAAAGGCCCCTATGTAGAACCTGACAAGCTGGGCATATATACCGTTGAAGACCTCTACGGAAACACCAGAAGGCCGCTCGGCGATGAAACTGTACTTATAACAGACACTTTTATGAAAAAAAATATCCACATCTCAGAGGCTGTCCAGGACAGAACCGGTGAATACAAAACCGCCAAGGCTGGTATGCCCGTGCTATATTTCCGCGCGGATACAACAAAAATACTCCAGAACCAGTTTCAGAGGGGTGATTTTACTCAGAGAGAAAGCATCTACTGTTACGAAGACAACGAAAGTGTCTTGATTGCAGATATACCGTGGAGTATCAGCCAGGATGAAAGCGACAATTACTGGTCAAGCGCGGACACCTATGACCTGGCGGGAACTGCGGCGGCAACCAAATTCAACACTTTTATAGTAAACGATAAAATGAGCACATCTGCCCGGGATGTTCCCTATAATCCGAACTCTTATATACTTATGAGTGCCGGCCCGGACGGCTTGTTCGGCACGGAAGACGATATGTTCAACTTTGATAAAGAATAG
- a CDS encoding pilus assembly FimT family protein, with translation MKNKTKQLNHEEHAGKSGFTLVENLVALSIIVIVGSLGLFSIHSFLDSYESGGQTQFQIAAALSNARAIAAREGRCAGVRFQREYDPQGFGKADQYMIFIIKSDLNNASSYDMDSFHAVDGKKPIKLSGSVMVMSTETGSYGGPVSSDSSIDTEEELRDALTFSVVFSPSGRLIKPQVLVRNRDNAANPDNEGGSSISYDAVFNSFRNVTSQDKFYQAGQFFQDNANSGAVDPIDGLEQEAAVDALMLFSREDFENVDPGYRWSDFLVFVKPFNINTYSGELIDPES, from the coding sequence GTGAAAAATAAAACCAAACAATTGAATCATGAAGAACACGCCGGCAAGAGCGGTTTTACGCTGGTTGAAAACCTTGTGGCTCTCTCGATCATTGTAATCGTGGGCAGCTTAGGGCTGTTCAGCATCCATTCGTTTCTTGATTCGTATGAATCCGGCGGCCAGACCCAGTTCCAGATCGCCGCGGCACTGTCCAACGCCCGTGCCATAGCCGCCAGAGAAGGCCGCTGTGCAGGCGTGCGTTTTCAGCGTGAATATGACCCTCAGGGGTTCGGCAAGGCAGATCAGTATATGATATTTATCATAAAATCCGATTTGAACAATGCTTCAAGCTATGATATGGATTCTTTCCACGCAGTCGATGGCAAGAAACCTATAAAACTCTCCGGCTCTGTTATGGTAATGTCAACAGAGACCGGAAGCTACGGCGGTCCTGTCAGTTCAGATTCAAGTATCGACACCGAAGAAGAGCTCAGAGATGCCCTTACCTTTTCGGTCGTATTTTCCCCTTCCGGCAGGCTTATAAAACCGCAGGTGCTGGTCCGCAACAGAGATAACGCCGCTAACCCTGATAACGAAGGCGGCAGCTCTATCTCGTACGATGCTGTGTTTAATTCGTTTAGAAATGTAACTTCGCAAGACAAATTCTACCAGGCAGGACAGTTCTTTCAGGATAACGCCAATTCAGGAGCGGTTGACCCGATAGACGGACTCGAACAGGAAGCCGCGGTGGACGCATTGATGCTCTTCAGCCGCGAGGACTTTGAGAATGTCGATCCCGGTTACCGCTGGAGCGATTTCCTGGTGTTCGTAAAACCCTTTAATATAAACACTTATTCGGGAGAGCTGATTGATCCAGAAAGCTGA